A region from the Sandaracinus amylolyticus genome encodes:
- a CDS encoding pyridoxine 5'-phosphate synthase, giving the protein MRVRLHVNVDHVATIRQARGTEYPDPVEAAMLCEWAGAHGITVHLREDRRHIQLRDVEVLRRTVKTMLNLEMAATEEMVRVALQVRPDLVTLVPERREERTTEGGLDVRGQLAALRGVRERLDASGIPTSLFVDPDADQVQASIETGAAMIELHTGDYAEEARRGHSTSELERLARAASYARIHAPSMKVAAGHGLTARNVVSLVALVPELVELNIGHALISDAVLVGLDRAVQRFLRAIEEGEQLR; this is encoded by the coding sequence ATGCGCGTTCGTCTCCACGTCAACGTCGATCACGTCGCGACCATCCGTCAGGCGCGCGGCACCGAGTACCCGGATCCCGTCGAGGCCGCGATGCTCTGCGAGTGGGCGGGCGCGCACGGCATCACGGTCCATCTGCGCGAGGATCGGCGGCACATCCAGCTGCGCGACGTCGAGGTGCTGCGCCGCACCGTGAAGACGATGCTGAACCTCGAGATGGCGGCGACCGAGGAGATGGTTCGCGTCGCGCTGCAGGTGCGGCCCGATCTCGTCACGCTGGTGCCCGAGCGCCGCGAGGAGCGCACGACCGAGGGCGGGCTCGACGTGCGCGGTCAGCTCGCCGCGCTGCGCGGCGTGCGCGAGCGCCTCGACGCGAGCGGCATCCCGACGAGCTTGTTCGTCGATCCCGACGCGGATCAGGTGCAGGCGTCGATCGAGACCGGCGCCGCGATGATCGAGCTGCACACCGGCGACTACGCCGAAGAGGCGCGCCGCGGCCACTCGACGAGCGAGCTCGAGCGCCTCGCGCGCGCCGCGAGCTACGCGCGCATCCACGCACCGTCGATGAAGGTCGCCGCGGGGCACGGGCTCACCGCGCGCAACGTGGTGTCGCTGGTGGCGCTCGTGCCCGAGCTGGTCGAGCTCAACATCGGCCACGCGCTGATCTCGGACGCGGTGCTCGTCGGTCTCGATCGCGCGGTGCAGCGCTTCCTGCGCGCGATCGAAGAGGGCGAGCAGCTGCGGTAA
- a CDS encoding bifunctional ADP-dependent NAD(P)H-hydrate dehydratase/NAD(P)H-hydrate epimerase produces the protein MLPLVGRDESRAIDAKAIAAGVPGLVLMENAGRGATDVLCARFADRLRRPLVVGGLGQNGGDAWVVARHLLVRGVCAECVVLGDPAKVAGDARVNLDALRGLGVDVRAVAESDLEHLESLAARASVIVDGLFGTGLDRVIDGFRADAIQRLAATEVPSFALDLPSGLDAQTGAVLGVVLPARVTATFAAHKRGLHQHPGVDHAGDVVLVDIGVPAPRDARASLLERFDLARLVPRRAADAHKGSAGHVAIFAGSPGRTGAALLSGLGAMRAGAGLVTLAARGAARAALDTKVIELMTSEIPEALEAGVAAALRECEQRDAGVLGPGVGLDATARAYTTRVAIEATIPLVLDADALSALAGDPTVLTKARAPRVLTPHPGEAARLLGTTSAEVQAARYHAAEQLAARTGQVVVLKGARTIIASRERLAVCPAGTPALGVAGTGDVLSGVIAAMLASASEGDVFDAACAGVLAHAMAGELAAVADRGLFAREVADAVPHALARSRAHAASAT, from the coding sequence ATGCTGCCGCTCGTCGGACGAGACGAATCGAGAGCGATCGACGCGAAGGCGATCGCGGCGGGCGTGCCCGGGCTCGTGCTGATGGAGAACGCGGGGCGCGGCGCGACCGACGTGCTGTGCGCGCGGTTCGCGGATCGGCTGCGTCGTCCGCTCGTCGTCGGGGGGCTCGGGCAGAACGGCGGCGATGCGTGGGTGGTCGCGCGGCACCTCCTCGTGCGCGGCGTGTGCGCGGAGTGCGTCGTGCTAGGCGATCCCGCGAAGGTCGCGGGGGATGCGAGGGTGAACCTCGACGCGCTGCGCGGCCTCGGCGTCGACGTGCGCGCGGTCGCGGAGAGCGATCTCGAGCACCTCGAGTCGCTCGCGGCGCGCGCGAGCGTCATCGTCGATGGCCTCTTCGGCACCGGTCTGGATCGCGTGATCGACGGGTTCCGCGCGGACGCGATCCAGCGGCTCGCGGCGACCGAGGTGCCGTCCTTCGCGCTCGATCTCCCGAGCGGGCTCGACGCGCAGACGGGCGCGGTGCTCGGTGTCGTGCTGCCCGCGCGCGTGACCGCGACGTTCGCCGCGCACAAGCGCGGGCTGCACCAGCACCCGGGCGTGGATCACGCGGGCGACGTCGTGCTCGTCGACATCGGTGTGCCCGCGCCGCGCGACGCGCGCGCGTCGCTCCTCGAGCGTTTCGATCTCGCGCGGCTCGTGCCGCGGCGCGCCGCCGACGCGCACAAGGGCAGCGCGGGGCACGTCGCGATCTTCGCGGGTTCGCCGGGTCGCACCGGCGCGGCGTTGCTCTCCGGGCTCGGCGCGATGCGCGCGGGCGCGGGGCTCGTCACGCTCGCCGCGCGCGGGGCGGCGCGCGCCGCGCTCGACACGAAGGTGATCGAGCTGATGACGAGCGAGATCCCCGAGGCGCTCGAAGCCGGTGTCGCCGCCGCGCTCCGAGAGTGCGAGCAACGCGACGCGGGCGTGCTGGGCCCCGGCGTCGGCCTCGACGCGACCGCGCGCGCCTACACGACGCGCGTCGCGATCGAAGCGACGATCCCGCTCGTGCTCGACGCCGACGCGCTCAGTGCGCTCGCCGGCGATCCCACCGTGCTCACGAAGGCGCGCGCGCCGCGCGTGCTCACGCCGCACCCCGGCGAAGCCGCGCGTCTGCTCGGCACGACGAGCGCCGAGGTCCAGGCCGCGCGTTATCACGCCGCGGAGCAGCTCGCGGCGCGCACCGGGCAGGTCGTCGTGCTCAAGGGCGCGCGCACGATCATCGCGTCACGCGAGCGTCTCGCCGTGTGCCCCGCGGGGACGCCGGCGCTCGGCGTGGCGGGCACGGGCGATGTCCTGAGCGGCGTGATCGCGGCGATGCTCGCGAGCGCGAGCGAGGGCGACGTGTTCGACGCGGCGTGTGCCGGCGTGCTCGCGCACGCGATGGCCGGGGAGCTCGCCGCGGTCGCGGATCGTGGGCTCTTCGCGCGCGAGGTCGCGGACGCCGTGCCGCACGCGCTCGCGCGGTCGCGCGCTCACGCCGCCTCGGCGACGTAG
- a CDS encoding sigma-70 family RNA polymerase sigma factor, with protein sequence MNVERETRACQLVDFEREVLRHRRELVGAGLRLTGSRAEAEDLVQDAVMRAWTFWHRFEPGTNGRAWMHRILLNTFINGYRRKRRERDILQAVHAEELRAQGWDGHIADAPGESLGDEVQAALDALPEDFRRVVVLVDLEERSYRDAADAIGCPIGTVMSRLHRARRAMKRKLEEYADREGYVAEAA encoded by the coding sequence ATGAACGTCGAGCGAGAGACGCGTGCCTGCCAGCTGGTCGACTTCGAGCGCGAGGTGCTTCGCCACCGACGCGAGCTCGTCGGCGCCGGTCTCCGACTGACCGGCTCACGCGCCGAAGCGGAGGACCTGGTGCAGGACGCGGTCATGCGCGCATGGACCTTCTGGCATCGCTTCGAGCCGGGCACGAACGGGCGCGCGTGGATGCATCGCATCCTCCTCAACACGTTCATCAACGGGTATCGCCGCAAGCGCCGCGAGCGCGACATCCTGCAGGCGGTGCACGCCGAGGAGCTGCGCGCGCAGGGCTGGGACGGCCACATCGCGGACGCGCCGGGCGAGTCGCTCGGCGACGAGGTGCAGGCCGCGCTCGACGCGCTGCCCGAGGACTTCCGGCGCGTCGTGGTGCTCGTCGATCTCGAGGAGCGCTCGTACCGCGACGCCGCCGACGCGATCGGCTGTCCGATCGGCACCGTGATGTCGCGCCTGCACCGCGCGCGTCGCGCGATGAAGCGGAAGCTCGAGGAGTACGCGGACCGCGAAGGCTACGTCGCCGAGGCGGCGTGA
- a CDS encoding lamin tail domain-containing protein, with amino-acid sequence MRWLWAIVACAMIGSGCATGSGGVEDAGRGQDGGNLDGAVADAGRDAGRDASVDAMVIDSGPRDSGMPIDSGTDAGGMDSGPPTCPPTATNLAIVEVMIRTETGTEDRGEWIELLNAGDCLVDLGGLVISSPPATYTIPAGHVLPAGARFVLAQSTVAAENRGLVYDLSYTGSGIVLDNSGDTLELIAGGTTIDSVTWTSATSVLKYSTEFPDSRPIAENASMSNWCPASMSATYSSTAGGPYYGTPGAPNGACP; translated from the coding sequence ATGCGGTGGCTGTGGGCGATCGTGGCGTGCGCGATGATCGGGAGCGGCTGCGCGACCGGCAGCGGCGGCGTCGAGGACGCGGGCCGCGGCCAGGACGGGGGCAACCTCGACGGCGCGGTGGCGGACGCAGGTCGCGACGCGGGACGCGACGCGAGCGTCGACGCGATGGTGATCGACTCGGGCCCACGCGACAGCGGGATGCCGATCGACTCCGGCACCGACGCCGGCGGGATGGACTCGGGGCCGCCGACCTGCCCGCCGACCGCGACGAACCTCGCGATCGTCGAGGTGATGATCCGGACGGAGACCGGCACCGAGGATCGCGGCGAGTGGATCGAGCTGCTGAACGCCGGAGACTGCCTCGTCGATCTCGGCGGGCTCGTGATCTCGAGCCCTCCTGCGACGTACACGATCCCGGCGGGTCACGTCCTCCCGGCGGGCGCGCGCTTCGTGCTCGCGCAGAGCACCGTCGCCGCCGAGAACCGCGGGCTCGTCTACGACCTCTCGTACACCGGCTCGGGCATCGTGCTCGACAACAGCGGCGACACGCTCGAGCTGATCGCGGGCGGGACGACGATCGACTCGGTCACGTGGACGTCCGCGACGAGCGTGTTGAAGTACTCGACCGAGTTCCCCGACTCGCGGCCGATCGCGGAGAACGCGTCGATGAGCAACTGGTGTCCCGCGAGCATGAGCGCGACGTACTCGAGCACCGCAGGCGGCCCGTATTACGGCACGCCGGGCGCGCCGAACGGCGCGTGCCCGTGA
- a CDS encoding alpha/beta hydrolase, with protein sequence MALALATLSVACGPAPLDDADASTPAVDAGAPDAGPPRAIFEVPRTGDEPLLDLPWPSDLRRTSEGTIDVRTFPNPRGNRLVQRYVDAATARLRGFGTNGAIYFRFSRAIDPASLPVSPEASVREDASVFVVDLDPESDTYLERHPMVVVANERATIFWPASSIALRPVHGIPLAGGRRYAAVVTRRVRATTGETLARDTDLEAMIAGGGDATIETARATYQPALDALAEAGIATDDVLSLAVFTTHDPVAELALFRDWMHAEYPAPTPRDATWMRVDRASYTELRGTYGPVPIFQEGELPYASQGGAMEPGADGEPVVHGEYDARFALTVPLGEMPESGYPLVLYAHGTGGDYRSFIDDGTGTRLAAAGIATMGIDQIHHGARNPTGGSPEILFFNIQNPDAARDNNRQSALDIVQQARVVPGLVVPMRVADRAGREIRFDPERVFFFGHSQGGLVGPVYLGIDDGVSAAVISAGSAVLAYALLEKEEPISIPDVVRVALQLPGVSVQDAFESEHFGFEHPVITLVQSWIDASDGSNFGHLAFASPRPGFAPKSVLSTEGLMDEFSPPGSIEALATSMRVPQVEPVARSIPAHRLLGIAAVSGAVSANVAGGQATAGLLQYPSEGHFAVFDDTSAQARIRGFLESAAAGAPAIPAP encoded by the coding sequence ATGGCGCTCGCGCTCGCGACGCTCTCGGTCGCGTGCGGGCCCGCGCCGCTCGACGACGCCGACGCGTCGACGCCCGCGGTCGACGCAGGCGCGCCCGACGCCGGACCGCCGCGCGCGATCTTCGAGGTGCCGCGCACCGGCGACGAGCCGCTCCTGGATCTGCCGTGGCCGAGCGATCTCCGTCGCACGAGCGAGGGCACGATCGACGTGCGCACGTTCCCGAACCCGCGCGGCAATCGCCTCGTGCAGCGCTACGTCGACGCGGCCACCGCGCGGCTGCGCGGCTTCGGGACGAACGGCGCGATCTACTTCCGCTTCTCGCGCGCGATCGATCCCGCGAGCCTGCCCGTGAGCCCCGAGGCCAGCGTGCGCGAGGACGCGAGCGTGTTCGTCGTCGATCTCGATCCCGAGAGCGACACGTACCTCGAGCGGCATCCGATGGTCGTCGTCGCGAACGAGCGCGCGACGATCTTCTGGCCCGCGAGCTCGATCGCGCTGCGGCCGGTGCACGGCATCCCGCTCGCGGGCGGGCGCCGCTACGCCGCGGTGGTCACGCGTCGCGTGCGCGCCACGACCGGCGAGACGCTCGCGCGCGACACCGATCTCGAGGCGATGATCGCGGGCGGCGGCGACGCGACGATCGAGACGGCGCGCGCGACGTACCAGCCCGCGCTCGATGCGCTCGCCGAGGCCGGGATCGCGACCGACGACGTGCTCTCGCTCGCGGTGTTCACGACGCACGATCCCGTCGCCGAGCTCGCGCTGTTCCGCGACTGGATGCACGCGGAGTATCCCGCGCCGACGCCGCGCGACGCGACGTGGATGCGCGTCGATCGCGCGTCGTACACCGAGCTCCGCGGCACGTACGGGCCGGTGCCGATCTTCCAGGAGGGCGAGCTGCCCTACGCGTCCCAGGGCGGCGCGATGGAGCCCGGCGCCGACGGCGAGCCCGTCGTGCACGGCGAGTACGACGCGCGCTTCGCGCTGACGGTGCCGCTCGGCGAAATGCCGGAGAGCGGCTATCCGCTGGTGCTCTACGCGCACGGGACCGGCGGCGACTATCGCTCGTTCATCGACGACGGCACGGGCACGCGACTCGCGGCGGCGGGCATCGCGACGATGGGCATCGATCAGATCCACCACGGCGCGCGCAACCCGACCGGGGGCTCGCCGGAGATCCTCTTCTTCAACATCCAGAACCCCGACGCCGCGCGCGACAACAACCGCCAGAGCGCGCTCGACATCGTGCAGCAAGCGCGCGTCGTGCCCGGGCTCGTGGTGCCGATGCGCGTCGCCGATCGCGCCGGGCGCGAGATCCGCTTCGACCCCGAGCGCGTGTTCTTCTTCGGGCACTCGCAGGGCGGGCTCGTCGGGCCGGTCTATCTGGGCATCGACGACGGAGTGAGCGCGGCGGTGATCAGCGCGGGCAGCGCGGTGCTCGCGTACGCGCTGCTCGAGAAGGAAGAGCCGATCTCGATCCCCGACGTCGTGCGCGTGGCGCTCCAGCTCCCGGGCGTGTCGGTGCAGGATGCGTTCGAGTCGGAGCACTTCGGCTTCGAGCATCCGGTGATCACGCTGGTGCAGTCGTGGATCGACGCGAGCGACGGCTCGAACTTCGGGCACCTCGCGTTCGCGTCGCCGCGACCGGGGTTCGCGCCGAAGAGCGTGCTCTCGACCGAGGGCCTGATGGACGAGTTCTCGCCGCCGGGATCGATCGAGGCGCTCGCGACGTCGATGCGCGTGCCGCAGGTCGAGCCGGTGGCGCGCAGCATCCCGGCGCACCGTCTGCTCGGCATCGCGGCCGTGAGCGGCGCGGTGAGCGCGAACGTCGCGGGCGGGCAGGCGACGGCCGGGCTGCTGCAGTATCCGTCGGAGGGGCACTTCGCAGTGTTCGACGACACGAGCGCGCAGGCGCGTATCCGCGGGTTCCTGGAGTCCGCGGCGGCCGGTGCGCCGGCGATCCCCGCACCCTGA
- the moeB gene encoding molybdopterin-synthase adenylyltransferase MoeB — protein sequence MARTYADLLQDVKGSVQQVSLEEMKRRLEAREGYVFVDVREKDEWRQGYVPGALHVPRGFLEMQAESKLPDKKAKIVVYCAGGVRSAFAAKTLAELGYQHVESANPGFVRWKDLGYPLEKPAELTPAQLDRYSRHILLPEVGERGQERLLNARVLLLGAGGLGSPAALYLAAAGVGTIGIIDNDAVDASNLQRQVLHGTDRVGTPKVESAARTMQNLNPDVKVIPFQSRLTSANVDEVFDHGWDVIVDGLDNFPTRYLVNDASVWKKIPVVHGSIFRFDGQVTTFWPEKGPCYRCLYPEPPPAHLAPSCAEAGVLGILPGVIGTIQATEAIKIILGKGEPLVGRLLTYDSMKMQFRTLKLRRDPECPVCGSSPTIHEYIDYEGFCAR from the coding sequence ATGGCCAGGACGTACGCCGATCTGCTGCAGGACGTGAAGGGCTCGGTGCAGCAGGTCTCGCTCGAGGAGATGAAGCGCCGGCTCGAGGCGCGCGAAGGATACGTCTTCGTGGACGTGCGCGAGAAGGACGAGTGGCGGCAGGGCTACGTGCCCGGCGCGCTGCACGTGCCGCGCGGCTTCCTCGAGATGCAGGCGGAGTCGAAGCTCCCGGACAAGAAGGCGAAGATCGTCGTGTACTGCGCGGGCGGCGTGCGCAGCGCGTTCGCCGCGAAGACGCTCGCGGAGCTCGGCTACCAGCACGTCGAGAGCGCGAACCCCGGCTTCGTGCGCTGGAAGGATCTCGGCTATCCGCTCGAGAAGCCCGCGGAGCTCACGCCCGCGCAGCTCGATCGCTACTCGCGCCACATCCTCCTGCCCGAGGTCGGCGAGCGCGGGCAGGAGCGCCTGCTCAACGCGCGCGTGCTGCTGCTCGGCGCGGGCGGTCTCGGATCGCCGGCCGCGCTCTACCTCGCGGCGGCGGGCGTCGGCACGATCGGCATCATCGACAACGACGCGGTCGACGCGTCGAACCTGCAGCGTCAGGTGCTCCACGGCACCGATCGCGTCGGCACGCCGAAGGTCGAGAGCGCCGCGCGCACGATGCAGAACCTCAACCCCGACGTGAAGGTGATCCCCTTCCAGTCGCGGCTCACGAGCGCGAACGTCGACGAGGTGTTCGATCACGGCTGGGACGTGATCGTCGACGGCCTCGACAACTTCCCGACGCGCTACCTCGTGAACGACGCGAGCGTCTGGAAGAAGATCCCGGTCGTCCACGGATCGATCTTCCGCTTCGACGGACAGGTCACGACGTTCTGGCCCGAGAAGGGCCCGTGTTATCGCTGCCTCTATCCGGAGCCGCCGCCCGCGCACCTCGCGCCGAGCTGCGCGGAGGCGGGCGTGCTCGGGATCCTCCCCGGCGTGATCGGGACCATCCAGGCGACCGAGGCGATCAAGATCATCCTCGGCAAGGGCGAGCCGCTCGTCGGCCGCCTGCTGACGTACGACTCGATGAAGATGCAGTTCCGCACGCTGAAGCTGCGTCGCGATCCCGAGTGCCCGGTCTGCGGATCGAGCCCGACGATCCACGAGTACATCGACTACGAAGGCTTCTGCGCGCGATAG
- a CDS encoding Uma2 family endonuclease — translation MSRDVDPRAEEPPRAPPQDAWDGMSSAERAAVVESLPAAMTDAEMSPPEGDAHYDAKNDARETLREWFRRLGKSVYVAAELTTYYPDEPRFAPDVLVVRDVEVREWMKWVVSAEGKGLDWVLEVHVGGDRKKDAERNVARYARLGIPEYFVYDRARQRLAGFRLPSPSARAYVPIVPQLGRYASEVLELDLVIEAQRLRFYRASAELLTPRDLAAKLGALAEQIAAERDAEAERARIEAERARTEAERARTEAERAAAAEAELARLRAEIDALRKRS, via the coding sequence GTGAGCCGCGACGTCGATCCCCGTGCGGAGGAGCCCCCTCGCGCGCCTCCTCAGGACGCGTGGGACGGCATGTCGAGCGCGGAGCGCGCCGCCGTCGTCGAGTCCCTGCCCGCGGCGATGACCGACGCCGAGATGTCGCCGCCCGAAGGTGACGCGCACTACGACGCGAAGAACGACGCGCGCGAGACGTTGCGCGAGTGGTTCCGCCGGCTCGGCAAGAGCGTCTACGTCGCGGCGGAGCTGACGACCTACTACCCCGACGAGCCTCGCTTCGCGCCCGACGTGCTGGTCGTGCGCGACGTCGAGGTGCGCGAGTGGATGAAGTGGGTCGTGAGCGCCGAAGGGAAGGGCCTCGACTGGGTGCTCGAGGTCCACGTCGGCGGCGACCGCAAGAAGGACGCGGAGCGCAACGTGGCGCGGTACGCGCGCCTCGGCATCCCCGAGTACTTCGTCTACGACCGCGCTCGCCAGCGGCTCGCCGGGTTCCGGCTGCCTTCGCCGAGCGCGCGCGCCTACGTGCCGATCGTGCCGCAGCTCGGGCGCTACGCGAGCGAGGTGCTCGAGCTCGACCTCGTGATCGAGGCCCAGCGGCTCCGCTTCTATCGCGCGAGCGCGGAGCTGCTGACCCCGCGCGATCTCGCGGCCAAGCTCGGCGCGCTCGCCGAGCAGATCGCGGCCGAGCGCGACGCGGAAGCCGAGCGCGCGCGCATCGAGGCCGAGCGTGCGCGCACCGAAGCGGAGCGTGCGCGCACCGAAGCGGAGCGCGCGGCTGCGGCGGAAGCGGAGCTCGCGCGACTGCGCGCCGAGATCGACGCGCTGCGCAAGCGGTCCTGA
- a CDS encoding GDSL-type esterase/lipase family protein, with translation MPAVLVFVGALLAFRGELFAAAERAPARPVSAPERELPRLGRAIAIDDASGRALARFHAALRRAEAHEGQARIVVWGASHTAGDEYAGMLRRALQERFGDAGPGFVSPVKPFRGWNHRAAHADSGGAWRVLRGDRGPVGERYGLAGYAVESQAGGAWASLDTARAETGPRHVGSYEVFFLEQPGGGRFEVRIDDRPAAVVDTDAEATHAGYARFRVRDGAHRVTVRAMDDAPVRVFGVAMERDRSGVVLDTLGIPGSRARSHLRWDDALYREHLRRRRPDLVVLAYGTNESEDVDVPLRRYESDLRRVVRRVRGTAPQASCLLIGPSDRPLAQADGTWGPRPLTQGVIDVQRRVAAEHGCGFFDLVAFMGGPMSMLEWVASDPPFAREDHVHLTWHAHRRLAEVLEAALLEGYDAE, from the coding sequence GTGCCGGCCGTCCTGGTGTTCGTCGGCGCGCTGCTCGCCTTCCGCGGAGAGCTCTTCGCCGCGGCGGAGCGCGCGCCCGCGCGACCCGTCTCCGCGCCGGAGCGCGAGCTCCCGCGCCTCGGTCGCGCGATCGCGATCGACGATGCGTCGGGCCGCGCGCTCGCGCGCTTCCACGCGGCGCTGCGTCGCGCCGAGGCCCACGAGGGCCAGGCGCGCATCGTCGTCTGGGGCGCCTCGCACACCGCGGGCGACGAGTACGCGGGGATGCTGCGGCGCGCGCTCCAGGAGCGCTTCGGCGATGCGGGCCCGGGGTTCGTGAGCCCGGTGAAGCCGTTCCGCGGATGGAACCATCGCGCGGCGCACGCCGACTCGGGCGGCGCGTGGCGCGTGCTCCGCGGGGATCGCGGGCCGGTCGGCGAGCGCTACGGGCTCGCCGGGTACGCCGTCGAGTCGCAGGCAGGCGGCGCGTGGGCGAGCCTCGACACCGCGCGCGCCGAGACCGGGCCGCGCCACGTCGGCAGCTACGAGGTGTTCTTCCTGGAGCAGCCGGGTGGCGGTCGCTTCGAGGTGCGCATCGACGATCGGCCCGCCGCGGTGGTCGACACCGACGCCGAGGCGACGCACGCCGGATACGCGCGCTTCCGGGTGCGCGACGGCGCGCATCGCGTGACGGTGCGCGCGATGGACGACGCGCCGGTGCGTGTCTTCGGCGTCGCGATGGAGCGCGATCGATCGGGCGTGGTGCTGGACACGCTCGGCATCCCGGGGTCGCGCGCGCGCTCGCACCTGCGCTGGGACGACGCGCTGTATCGCGAGCACCTGCGGCGGCGGCGTCCCGATCTCGTCGTGCTCGCGTACGGCACCAACGAGAGCGAGGACGTCGACGTGCCGCTGCGCCGCTACGAGAGCGACCTGCGGCGCGTGGTGCGTCGGGTGCGCGGCACCGCACCGCAGGCGTCGTGCCTGCTGATCGGACCGAGCGACCGACCGCTCGCGCAGGCCGACGGGACGTGGGGGCCGCGCCCGCTGACGCAGGGCGTGATCGACGTGCAGCGACGCGTCGCGGCCGAGCACGGCTGCGGCTTCTTCGACCTCGTCGCGTTCATGGGCGGCCCGATGTCGATGCTCGAGTGGGTCGCGTCGGATCCGCCGTTCGCGCGCGAGGACCACGTGCACCTCACGTGGCACGCGCACCGACGCCTCGCGGAGGTGCTCGAAGCCGCGCTGCTCGAGGGCTACGACGCAGAGTGA
- a CDS encoding lamin tail domain-containing protein yields the protein MSMRALPFAILALLLAACTADRTAILVEVTSADLNAPEDVDELRFEAVSEHGGRIDSRHAIQETWPHSLTIVPPENERMGSLTITVTGLKAGEPVVRRVVGTSFQRDATRRVIVTFTRDCLGVICEEGVDCTAGRCAGGGEADAGMPDAGSDAGVTDAGDVDAGTIDASVDDGGVDGGATDAGHDGGSIDAGMAVPCTSAACIGLVVISEVSPQGPPGANAGSDELVELYNRSEMPVDVGGLVVRYASASGSVSDRIVIPTGTVILPHGYLLMASANYTGTVAPDVTMRWGQGLATSGSILLTLADRATRIDALGWRTGTTAVTEAEGAAVTITSATLSIERRARGTSTTESMSAGGEDELAGNGYDTGDNTSDFVVRTVRDPQNAASPREP from the coding sequence ATGTCGATGCGCGCTCTTCCCTTCGCGATCCTCGCGCTGCTGCTCGCCGCGTGTACCGCCGATCGCACCGCGATCCTCGTCGAGGTCACGTCCGCGGACCTCAACGCGCCCGAGGACGTCGACGAGCTGCGCTTCGAGGCGGTCTCGGAGCACGGCGGACGCATCGACAGCCGCCACGCGATCCAGGAGACGTGGCCGCACTCGCTGACGATCGTCCCGCCCGAGAACGAGCGCATGGGCTCGCTGACGATCACGGTCACGGGCCTCAAGGCGGGCGAGCCCGTCGTGCGCCGCGTGGTCGGCACGTCGTTCCAGCGCGACGCCACGCGGCGCGTGATCGTGACGTTCACGCGCGACTGCCTCGGCGTGATCTGCGAGGAGGGCGTCGACTGCACGGCCGGCCGCTGCGCCGGCGGCGGCGAAGCGGACGCCGGCATGCCCGACGCGGGCAGCGACGCGGGCGTGACGGACGCCGGCGACGTCGACGCCGGCACGATCGACGCGTCGGTCGACGACGGCGGCGTCGACGGTGGCGCGACCGACGCGGGCCACGACGGCGGCAGCATCGACGCCGGCATGGCCGTCCCGTGCACCAGCGCGGCGTGCATCGGCCTCGTGGTGATCTCCGAGGTCTCGCCGCAGGGGCCGCCCGGCGCGAACGCCGGCAGCGACGAGCTCGTCGAGCTCTACAACCGCAGCGAGATGCCGGTCGACGTCGGCGGCCTCGTCGTGCGCTACGCGTCGGCGAGCGGCTCGGTCTCCGATCGCATCGTGATCCCGACCGGCACCGTGATCCTGCCCCACGGCTACCTCCTGATGGCGAGCGCGAACTACACCGGCACGGTCGCGCCGGACGTCACGATGCGCTGGGGCCAGGGGCTCGCGACGAGCGGCAGCATCCTCCTCACGCTCGCCGATCGCGCGACGCGCATCGACGCGCTCGGCTGGCGCACCGGAACGACGGCCGTCACCGAGGCCGAGGGCGCGGCCGTCACGATCACGTCGGCCACGCTGTCGATCGAGCGCCGCGCGCGCGGCACGTCGACCACCGAGTCGATGAGCGCGGGCGGCGAGGACGAGCTCGCCGGCAACGGCTACGACACCGGCGACAACACCTCGGACTTCGTCGTGCGCACCGTACGCGACCCGCAGAACGCCGCGTCGCCGCGCGAGCCCTGA